TGGTGTCTTCTTCCTTTAAGCTCTAATAGACTTCCTTGTCTCTCCACAGCAACAGCTCTCAGTTTGATGCTCCACGTTACGAGGATGCAATACTCTATGGTTCTGCAACAGTATGGACAGTGACTCTCGGTTCACCCCCAGATATTGAACCCCCTCCTTACCACAGTGCCTTGGAACGAAGAGTAGCTGTAACAGACCTGAGACTTCCCAACCCCACCTTACTCCGCATCAGCTCTGACATTCATGAAGTAAAGAGATCTGAATTTATGCCAGAAGCAAGCTTACCAGAGCCTTTAACACCTCCCCCAACTTATAACGAGTCCATGCCTCAATGGGAAGAAGTCTTCTTTCCATCCCAAGAGGAAGGTTGATGGAAGACTCTACAAGACCCCGTTATATCATGACAATGTAACTAGCCAATTGTTCTTAATGAATCATCTAAACTCTCAAAACATTTCATGATGGTTCATATGGATAAAGGGCACCCAACCTCTCCATGTAAAGACCGTCCAGCACATTGATTAGCTCTTAATTAGCCTATTATCCATAGCTATTAATGGACCAGTTTGAACTGGGTATTGGGAAATGAAGGATGATGCGTTGGTTACACAGAGTCAACTGGTTGAGATTATAGACTTAAATCTCAATAAAGCTATTGCTTAGGTCTTGAAGGCCTCGACGCAGAAGAAGTTGATTGGACATTGTACGAAGTACCTTTTCTATTTATTAATGCAATAATGTGTTATTTATAAAACCATTTCAGGATATATTATACAGTATGATGGTATCATAAAACTAAACTATGAAAGAAGTTGTCTGGGCTGCAGACATTGATAACCTATCCCTGCACTCCCATGATCAGTTGTTTTGGACAACTGCTGGTGACAGAAACTATAATATACTATACTGTATAGCTTTAGCAGCTGCTCAAAACAGCTGGTGCAGGTGCCGGGTGTTCGATTCCCATGGATCTGACAaggatgacctaccctgaggacaggtcattatTATCTGTAGCCTGCACAGATATTTGAATTCTGTAAAACATTTTCTGCTGTTGACTTTTGAACAAAGGTGAAGAATTCTACATGTTGGTCATGCAAAGTCCTACCTCTATTACTACACATAAAAGGGTGGCACAGTGACTCATGGGTTGGCAATGCTGTCTACAAGCCCTGGACCTGAGGGTTGTAATCTTCAGAGGGCAACCGTTTACCTATTGTTTCCATGGATTTCTTCTTGCACTTTTTGGGTTATTTTGGTTTCTTGTTGGAATTTGCCTTACTCCAAACTCCTGTACTAGGGTAGATTTTGAGCTTTCTTGGGTGTGCTGGGACTGAGCACTGAAAAAGAACATTTTTAATACTGTGGCATTAAAGTACTACTCTTAAGTTGTCCATATACATATATAAGATAACATTTCCCAAAATGGGCAAATTGGGCAATTTCGACCTACTGTTGTTTCAAATCTTTATGTGAAGGACTAGCCGCAATGACCAACAGCAGACTGCCGAAAATGTGATCTGTCAGGTTGGAAAATTTTAGCTGTATTTTTAATGTTTTCCAATTGGTAGTATTATTGTCCAGTTTTTCTATCATGTTGCTGGTGGAATAATTCACATAAGCAATCTCACAAATGATTCATTCCACACAATATACGTAGCTGTCTTAAGGATGGATTATCAACATTTGTTCCGTAGAGTTTTAACGTCCATCACTACTGCTGATCACCTGAAtgaataaaaaataccaaatttaccaaagatttctcttcttttaaaacagatagtgatacctcctaaaatagttattactttgcatttcccatatgtctaattcatgtttggatcattttgtaaattacattttctttttttttttggaacgttaaaaggcttagaagttcagaagcaaatcttaaaaattttaagaaaatttccaaaaccttttgggcagattttccattttaatccatttttttctgctaacaaagtaagggttaacagccaagcaaaactcaatatttattaccccgattctgtagtttacagaaacaccccatttgtgattataaactgctgtacgggcacacagcagggcttagaaggaaaggaacgccatttcactgggataattttaagttgccatgtcacatttgaaaaccccctgacgcacccctagagtagaaactcccaaaaatttaccccattttggaaactacaggattaggtagcagttttgttagtactattttagggttcatatgatttttgtttttttacggtgtttacctgaggggttagatcatgtgatatttttatacagcaggttgttatggacgcggcaatacctaatatgtatacttttttatttatttaagttttacacaataaaagcgtttttgaaaaccaaaaaaatcatgttttagtgtctccatattctgagagccatattttttttattttttgggcgattgtcttcaGTAGGGGctacatttttgtgggatgagatgacagtttattgggtactattttggggtgtgtatggctttttgatcgcttggtattgcactttttgtgatgtaaggtgacaaaaaatggctttttttacaccatctttatgttctttttttacgatttttacctgaggggttagttcatgtgtttttttaatagacctggttgttacagacacgtcaatacctaatatgtctccttttttattttattttcacttttaacacaatgaaaggatttttgaaacaaaaaaattatgttttagtgtctccataatctgagagcaatagttttttttattttttgcccaattgttttatgtaggggctcatttttggatgatgtgacggtttgattggtacaattttggggggcatacgaatttatgatcgcttggtgttgcactttttgtgaagtaaggtgaccaaaaaatttttgttttagcacagtttttattttactttttctacGTCGATCAGgggagggggtggatcatgtgatatttttatagagctggtcattacggatgtagaaatacccaatatgtctgtttttcttatttttattttgggaaagggcctttattttacttgaaacgttattttttttattatgaaaaccaatttgttttactttttaattttgtcccactctgggacttcaacttctggggtctgatcccctctgtaatgcattacaattagagttgagcgaacacctggatgttcgggttcgagaagttcggccgaacatcccggaaatgttcgggttcgggatccgaacccgatccgaacttcgtcccgaacccgaaccccattgaagtcaatggggacccgaacttttcggcactaaaaaggctgtaaaacagcccaggaaagagctagagggctgcaaaaggcagcaacatgtaggtaaatcccctgcaaacaaatgtggatagggaaatgaattaaaataaaaataaaataaataaaaattaaccaaaatcaattggagagaggttccatagcagagaatctggcttcccgtcacccaccactggaacagtccattctcagatatttaggccccggcacccaggcagaggagagaggtcccgtaacagagaatctgtcttcatgtcagcagagaattagtctgcatgtcatagcagagaatgaggcttcacgtcagccaccactgcaacagtccattggcatatatttaggcccagcacacacacaggcagaggagagaggtcccgtaacagagaatctggcttcatgtcagcagagaatcagtctgcatgtcatagcagagaatgaggcttcacgtcagccaccactgcaacagtccattggcatatatttaggcccagcacacacacaggcagaggagagaggtcccgtaacagagaatctggcttcatgtcagcagagaatcagtctgcatgtcatagcagagaatgaggcttcacgtcagccaccactgcaacagtccattggcatatatttaggcccagcacacacacaggcagaggagagaggtcccgtaacagagaatctgtcttcatgtcagcagagaattagtctgcatgtcatagcagagaatgaggcttcacgtcagccaccactgcaacagtccattggcatatatttaggcccagcacacacacaggcagaggagagaggtcccgtaacagacaatctggcttcatgtcagcagagaattagtctgcatgtcatagcagagaatgaggcttcacgtcagccaccactgcaacagtccattggcatatatttaggcccagcacacacacaggcagaggagagaggtcccgtaacagagaatctgtcttcatgtcagcagagaattagtctgcatgtcatagcagagaatcaggcttcacgtcacccaccactgcaacagtccattggcatatatttaggcccagcacccaggcagaggagggaggtcccgtaacagagaatctgtcttcatgtcagcagagaattagtctgcatgtcatagcagagaatgaggcttcacgtcacccaccactgcaacagtccattggcatatatttaggcctagcacacaggcagaggagaggttcattcaactttgggtagcctcgcaatataatggtaaaatgaaaataaaaataggattgaatgaggaagtgccctggagtccaataatatatggttatggggaggtagttaatgtctaatctggacaagggacggacaggtcctgtgggatccatgcctggttcatttttatgaacgtcagcttgtccacattggctgtagacaggcggctgcgtttgtctgtaatgacgccccctgccgtgctgaatacacgttcagacaaaacgctggctgccgggcaggccagcacctccaaggcataaaaggctagctctggccacgtggacaatttagagacccagaagttgaatggggccgaaccatcagtcagtacgtggaggggtgtgcacacgtactgttccaccatgttagtgaaatgttgcctcctgctaacacgttgcgtatcaggtggtggtgcagttagctgtggcgtgttgacaaaagttttccacatctctgccatgctaaccctgccctcagaggagctggccgtgacacagctgccttggcgacctcttgctcctcctctgccttggccttgggcttccacttgttcccctgtgacatttgggaatgctctcagtagcgcgtctaccaacgtgcgcttgtactcgcgcatcttcctatcacgctccagtgcaggaagtaaggtgggcacattgtctttgtagcgtggatccagcagggtggcaacccagtagtccgcacaggttaaaatgtgggcaactctgctgtcgttgcgcaggcactgcagcatgtagtcgctcatgtgtgccaggctgcccaggggtaaggacaagctgtcctctgtgggaggcgtatcgtcatcgtcctgcctttccccccagccacgcaccagtgatggacccgagctgcgttgggtgccaccccgctgtgaccatgcttcatcctcatcctcctccacctcctcctcatcctcgtcctcctcgtcctccagtagtgggccctggctggccacatttgtacctggcctctgctgttgccaaaaacctccctctgagtcacttcgaagagactggcctgaaagtgctaaaaatgacccctcttcctcctcctcctcctcctcctgggccacctcctcttccatcatcgccctaagtgttttctcaaggagacatagaagtggtattgtaacgctgataacggtgtcatcgccactggccatgttggtggagtactcgaaacagcgcaacagggcacacaggtctcgcatggaggcccagtcattggtggtgaagtggtgctgttctgtagtgcgactgacccgtgcgtgctgcagctgaaactccactatggcctgctgctgctcgcacagtctgtccagcatgtgcaaggtggagttccacctggtgggcacgtcgcatatgaggcggtgagcgggaaggccgaagttacgctgtagcgcagacaggcgagcagcagcaggatgtgaacgccggaagcgcgaacagacggcccgcactttatgcagcagctctgacatgtcggggtagttgtgaatgaacttctgcaccaccaaattcagcacatgcgccaagcaagggatgtgcgtcaaattggctagtcccagagctgcaacgagatttcgcccattatcacacaccaccaggccgggcttgaggctcaccggcagcaaccactcgtcggtctgttgttctataccccgccacaactcctgtgcggtgtggggcctgtcccccaaacatatgagtttcagaatggcctgctgacgtttaccccgggctgtgctgaagttggtggtgaaggtgtgtggctgactggatgagcaggtggaagaagaggagtaggaagccgagaaggaggaggtggcaacaggaggcaaagaatgttgccctgcgatccttggcggcggaaggacgtgcgccaaacagctctccgcctggggcccagctgccactacatttacccagtgtgcagttagggagatatagcgtccctggccgtgcttactggtccacgtatctgtggttaggtggaccttgccacagatggcgttgcgcagtgcacacttgattttatcggatacttggttgtgcagggaaggcacggctctcttggagaagtagtgccggctgggaacaacatactgtgggacagcaagcgacatgagctgtttgaagctgtctgtgtccaccagcctaaatgacagcatttcataggccagtagtttagaaatgctggcattcagggccagggatcgagggtggctaggtgggaatttacgctttctatcaaatgtttgtgagatggagagctgaacgctggcgtgtgacatggttgagacgcttggtgacggaggtggtggtggtggtgttggtggtacatcccctgtttgctgggcggcaggtgccaacgttcctccagaggcggaggaagaggccgaggcggcagcagcagaataggccgaggcggcagcagcagaagaggtagcagggggagcctgagtgacttccttggttttaaggtgtttactccactgcagttcatgctttgcatgcaggtgcctggtcatgcaggttgtgctcaggttcagaacgttaatgcctcgcttcaggctctgatggcacagcgtgcaaaccactcgggtcttgtcgtcagcacattgtttgaagaagtgccatgccagggaactccttgaagctgcctttggggtgctcggtcccagatggcggcggtcagtagcaggcggagtctcttggcggcgggtgttctgcttttgcccactgctccctcttttgctacgctgttggctcggtctcaccactgcctcttcctccgaactgtgaaagtcagtggcacgaccttcattccatgtggggtctaggacctcatcgtcccctgcatcgtcttccacccagtcttgatccctgacctcctgttcagtctgcacactgcagaaagacgcagcagttggcacctgtgtttcgtcatcatcagagacatgctgaggtggtattcccatgtcctcatcatcaggaaacataagtggttgtgcgtcagtgcattctatgtctttcaccgctggggaagggctaggtggatgcccttgggaaaccctgccagcggagtcttcaaacagcataagagactgctgcataacttgaggctgagacagtttccctggtatgcatgggggtgatgtgacagactgatggggttggttttcaggcgccatctgtgcgctttctgcagaagactgggtgggagataatgtgaacgtgctggatccactgtcggccacccaattgactaatgcctgtacctgctcaggccttaccatccttagaacggcattgggccccaccatatatcgctgtaaattctggcggctactgggacctgaggtagttggtacactaggacgtgtggatgtggcagaacggccacgtcctctcccagcaccagagggtccactaacaccaccacgaccatgtccacgtccgcgtcccttactagatgtttttctcattgttatggttcaccacaacaacaaatatattatttggcccaatgtattgtattcaaattcagcgggatataaatttgaggcctagtatttaggcgctgggtgaccggtatggatttagtgacagaattagacttggaaatgcacagaagcgtgtgtgtgaagttattctgaatgaccctatgtgcaccttcaatatgatctacccttttagggatagatttcaaatagctctgatatagcagaaacgactaaattatgaaattgctaaattgggaattgtatttcaacccagaacaaaaaatgtgctttgacggacactaaataactttcccagccacaacaggacagcggtaacgagagatttagcgggatataaatttgaggcctagtatttaggcgctgggtgacaggtatgggtttagtgccagaattagacttggaaatacacagtagcgggtgtgtgtgaagttattctgaatgacccaatgtgcaccttgaatattatatacccttttagggatagatttcaaatagctctgatatagcagaaaccactaaattatgaaattgctaaattgggaattgtatttcaacccagaacaagaaatgtgcttgaacggacactaaataactcgcccagctacagcactagggacagatttagcgggatataaatttgaggcctagtatttaggcgctgggtgacaggtatgggtttagtgccagaattagacttggaaatacacagtagcgggtgtgtgtgaagttattctgaatgacccaatgtgcaccttgaatattatatacccttttagggatagatttcaaatagctctgatatagcagaaaccactaaattatgaaattgctaaattgggaattgtatttcaacccagaacaagaaatgtgcttgaacggacactaaataactcgcccagctacagcactagggacagatttagcgggatataaatttgaggcctagtatttaggcgctgggtgacaggtatgggtttagtgccagaattagacttggaaatacacagtagcgggtgtgtgtgaagttattctgaatgacccaatgtgcaccttgaatattatatacccttttagggatagatttcaaatagctctgatatagcagaaaccactaaattatgaaattgctaaattgggaattgtatttcaacccagaacaagaaatgtgcttgaacggacactaaataactcgcccagctacagcactagggacagatttagcgggatataaatttgaggcctagtatttaggcgctgggtgacaggtatgggtttagtgccagaattagacttggaaatacacagtagcgggtgtgtgtgaagttattctgaatgacccaatgtgcaccttgaatattatatacccttttagggatagatttcaaatagctctgatatagcagaaaccactaaattatgaaattgctaaattgggaattgtatttcaacccagaacaagaaatgtgcttgaacggacactaaataactcgcccagctacagcactaaggacagatttagcgggatataaatttgaggcctagtatttaggcgctgggtgacaggtatgggtttagtgacagaattagactgggatatggccaaaaaataaacagactattgctggttaaatgcacttggtgtgacagcttcaccctgatgtaggctttagccaaaaaacaaccacaccattgagggttaaatgcacttggtgacaggcgcagcttgcccctgatttagtatatggccaaaaaatgaacagactattgctggttaaatgcacttggtgtgacagcttcaccctgatgtaggctttagccaaaaaacaaccacaccattgagggttaaatgcacttggtgacaggcgcagcttgcccctgattttgtatatggccaaaaaatgaacagactattgctggttaaatgcacttggtgtgacagcttcaccctgatgtaggctttagccaaaaaacaaccacaccattgagggttaaatgcacttggtcgcagcttgtgctggcgcaccacaagacacaaaatggccgccgatcaccccagaaaaatgtgactgacaaacggtctgggcagcctaaaaacagtgagcaattgaggatcagcagctcaatgatccacagctgcagatcgatcagttaatcaagtcctttggaggagttaatctgcctaatctcgccctactgtcgcagccgcaacctctccctacgctaatcagagcagagtgacgggcggcgctatgtgactccagcttaaatagaggctgggtcacatggtgctctggccaatcacagccatgccaatagtaggcatggctgtgatggcctcttggggcaagtagtatgacgcttgttgattggctgctttgcagcctttcaaaaagcgccaagaaagcgtcacaaaagcgcgaagaaagcgacgaacaccgaacccgaacccggacttttacgaaaatgtccgggttcgggtccgtgtcacggacaccccaaaattcggtacgaacccgaactatacagttcgagttcgctcatccctaattacaatacaacctgtattgtaatgcattggttgTCACAGGCTTcttatggaaggcatcgggctcgCCTTCTCTGCCATCGCCGTCCCCGCCACTGCAGTGCAGGGACCCGATAGAGATGCAGAGGGCACGCGAACCCCTGCAAACTCtctgcatgccgcggtcagctttgactgtggcatacaaggggttaatatgctGGCATCGGTGTCTTCCCTGATGACGGCGCATGCAgaaggggcccggctgtcagtgactgccaagTATGTCccgctgatcgggcaggcgcagctcctgcacccgcccgatcagcctgccgtacatgtatggcgctggtccttaagtcacatccaccagcactgtacatgtacggcggaggtccttaaggggttaaggtggttCAATATTGcagccaaaattaagatatgcCATTTTTAAGGCAAGAGagctattgtaaataaaagaaatgGAGACTGCGGTCATCCAGTCCATCAAAACTACTGACCCAACTGGATCTCACTCTTCTAGTTGCTTGATGATGGGATTCAGGGGCCAGACAGGTCAGCCTATGACTAGTCGGACATCTTGCCCAAGGGTTAGTGACAGCAGCTACAAGGAAGAAACTTGACTGTGAAGTGAGATGCTGAAAGGAGTTTGTAATTTGCACACAAATCACTGACTGATTGACTCAAGTCTAAGGGTGCCTTTACACCAGACGATAGAGcagcagattatcgggaaggaagcgttccttcacaacaatctgctgctcactggtggaggagaccgctgctattacatgcggcAATCTCCTCTAGAGTATGGGaacgagcgatcgctaatgctatTGCTCTTCTCCATAATCTGCTGCCAGTAAACGACGATTTTTGGGTCAGCACAAACGATGGGATTCATGATAATATTTTGCCGAAATTTCCCCCTCCACTTTTGTGAATACAAGGATTACCAGAGCTCGGGCAAGCAGGCATAGCGAGACATTCACATAGAGGAGAGGAATGTAAGTCCTTGCCTCAGGAACAGGTTGGACTGGGTGAAGGTTTACATTATTTCAGGGTGgaggtagagcagagaggagagaCGCGCCCAGTCATCTGACTGATGACCGGGAACATTGCTCGTGTGTGTGACTCAGCACTGAACCATACTATATAGGGCAATGCTAGAAAAATCTACAACTTGGAGGACGGAAATAGGAAATGATAATTAGCTAATTAACACTAACTAAGCTTAGATCTCACTGATGATGAAGAAGAACTGACTTAACATCGTAAAAGGGTCTACAAGTCACTGACAAACTCCCGAGAAACTAAATTACATCTCATAAGTTTTCATAAGGAGACACTGTTTTTATATAGATAATGACCAACGTGTACTCTAAGGCCTCTCTCACATGAacaatacggattaggtccggatgcgttcaggatgcgttcagggaaactcacaccatttcgcaagcaagctcagtcagttttgtctgcgatggcGTTCAGTTATTCcgttttttccacgtgggtgaaatgcgttttgatgcgtttttcacgtgtttgatgaaaaactgaaggtttacaaacaacatctcttagcaaccatcagtgaaaaacacattgcatccgcacttgcttccggatgcgatgcgtttttcactgaagccccattcacttctacggggccagAGCTGCGCGAAAAACTTTGAAATCTACAACATGCTGCGTtattcacgcaacgcagacctgataaaaacgctcatgtacaaagacccattgaaatgaatgggtcaggattcagtgcggaggctatgcgttcacgtcacacattgcacccgcgtggaaaactcgcttgcgtgaaaggggcctaaaggttgcAGGATGGTGTATACCAGTCAAAGTCATCTGATGGCAGAAACCTATGAAGTGTTGgactaaaaaacactttttgtgatcACCGGACTCCATTATGACAGCTGTGAAATATTGTATATAGAAGACTGTAAATAGTAATTCATTTTGTTAATAAAACGTATCACGCACAAAAAGCTTTAGTGTCATTGACCTTATTTTTATGATCAACCAGaagcctaaagcctgtattagaagGGCAAATTTTCTGCCATGAGCGTTC
The sequence above is a segment of the Bufo gargarizans isolate SCDJY-AF-19 chromosome 6, ASM1485885v1, whole genome shotgun sequence genome. Coding sequences within it:
- the TMEM139 gene encoding transmembrane protein 139, whose amino-acid sequence is MAAPSYVWSGIQRAVVTFGMAFILIGVVLLTVSENVFIIGICFLSAGSLAVLCYLFVILSTCVKKSRAENEENPTEGETRTTGQNQTEANSSQFDAPRYEDAILYGSATVWTVTLGSPPDIEPPPYHSALERRVAVTDLRLPNPTLLRISSDIHEVKRSEFMPEASLPEPLTPPPTYNESMPQWEEVFFPSQEEG